Proteins from a genomic interval of Shumkonia mesophila:
- a CDS encoding ABC transporter ATP-binding protein, with protein sequence MSGFGMEGIVHAFGGQPVVAGATLDVKRGELACLLGPSGCGKTTLLRLAAGLERLQRGRVVIDGEVVANAADGRHVPPEKRRVGLMFQDYALFPHLTLAENIRFGLDKASAAPAFRVEEAMERVGLAPFAEAYPHTLSGGQQQRVALLRVLAPGPRVLLLDEPFSDLDVNRRVQVRESTLELLKESGAATLMVTHDPEEAMFMADRILVMNGGRIVQSGSPFDTYFHPADAFVTELFGPVNRLPGVVRGHAVETPLGRFEAPGIADGIPVDVLVRVEGLVVGADGAADGAPPVAARIVSSRLLGRSSHLSLRVPAGNGEEIALQCRVPGILPLHPGETVQIGVDRGQSFVFPA encoded by the coding sequence ATGAGCGGTTTCGGCATGGAAGGCATCGTCCACGCGTTCGGCGGCCAGCCGGTGGTCGCCGGCGCGACGCTCGACGTCAAGCGGGGCGAACTCGCCTGCCTGCTCGGCCCGTCGGGCTGCGGCAAGACCACCCTGCTGCGGCTGGCGGCCGGGCTGGAGCGGCTGCAGCGCGGCCGGGTCGTCATCGACGGCGAGGTGGTGGCGAACGCCGCCGACGGCCGCCACGTTCCCCCGGAGAAGCGCCGTGTCGGGCTGATGTTCCAGGACTATGCGCTGTTCCCCCACCTGACGCTGGCCGAGAACATCCGCTTCGGTCTGGACAAGGCCTCCGCCGCCCCCGCCTTTCGGGTGGAGGAGGCGATGGAGCGGGTCGGCCTGGCGCCCTTCGCCGAGGCCTATCCCCACACGCTGTCCGGCGGCCAGCAGCAGCGCGTCGCCCTGCTTCGCGTGCTGGCTCCCGGTCCCCGCGTCCTTTTGCTCGACGAGCCATTCTCCGACCTCGACGTCAACCGCCGCGTCCAGGTCCGCGAGTCGACCCTGGAATTGTTGAAGGAATCGGGCGCGGCCACCCTGATGGTCACCCACGACCCCGAGGAAGCCATGTTCATGGCCGACCGCATCCTGGTGATGAACGGCGGGCGCATCGTCCAGTCGGGATCGCCCTTCGACACCTATTTCCACCCCGCCGACGCCTTCGTGACCGAACTGTTCGGACCGGTCAACCGGTTGCCCGGCGTCGTGCGCGGGCACGCGGTCGAGACGCCCCTCGGCCGCTTCGAGGCCCCCGGCATCGCCGACGGCATTCCGGTCGACGTCCTGGTCCGCGTCGAGGGCCTGGTCGTGGGAGCGGACGGCGCGGCCGACGGGGCGCCACCAGTTGCCGCCCGGATCGTGTCCTCGCGCCTGCTCGGCCGGTCGAGCCATCTCAGCCTGCGGGTTCCGGCCGGAAACGGCGAGGAGATCGCCCTGCAATGCCGGGTGCCCGGCATCCTGCCGCTCCACCCCGGCGAGACGGTGCAAATCGGCGTCGATCGCGGCCAGAGCTTCGTCTTCCCCGCCTGA
- a CDS encoding ABC transporter permease — translation MERRTPVLELARTDPGVISRTTAVPRLDGWTTGALLVAGLIAMPIVAVIALAVAPSDDIWRHLAATVLPHYLATTAVLAAGVGAGTLIVGVGAAWLVTMCRFPLRGIFEWALLLPLAVPSYVVAYVYTDILEYAGPLQAALRDLFGWTSRRDYWFPEIRSLGGAIAMMTLVLYPYVYLLARAAFLEQSVCVLEVSRTLGKGPWQSFARVALPLARPAIVIGVTLVVMETLNDFGTVDFFAVATLTTGIYDVWLNMNSAAGAAQLAALTLGIVALLIAAERWARRKRRFHHTTPRYRALATVPLSPARAALAFLACLAPVVLGFLIPATRLLGFALDHRPGPGTGRFLELAANSLLLASITAGLAVLIGLFLAYGIRVSRNRWLPAAIRFASIGYAIPGAVLAVGVVVSLAAWDNAVDAVARTWFGLSPGLLLSGTVLAMVFGYLVRFMALSFGAIEASLGKVTPSMDGAARTLGHTPFSVLRRVHLPLLRGSLLTAAILVFVDCMKELPLTLLLRPFNFETLATNVHQLASAELLEQSAPGALAIVAAGILPVIALSRTIRRSRPGQGASGSRP, via the coding sequence ATGGAAAGAAGGACCCCCGTCTTGGAACTGGCCCGCACCGACCCCGGCGTCATCTCGCGCACCACCGCCGTCCCGCGCCTCGACGGCTGGACGACGGGGGCGCTCCTGGTCGCCGGCCTGATCGCCATGCCGATCGTCGCCGTCATCGCCCTGGCCGTCGCCCCCAGCGACGACATCTGGCGCCATCTCGCGGCGACCGTGTTGCCGCACTACCTGGCCACCACCGCCGTCCTGGCGGCGGGAGTGGGCGCCGGCACGCTGATCGTCGGCGTCGGCGCCGCGTGGCTGGTGACCATGTGCCGCTTTCCCCTGCGGGGGATCTTCGAGTGGGCCCTGCTGCTGCCGCTCGCCGTTCCCAGCTACGTCGTCGCCTATGTCTACACCGACATCCTGGAATACGCCGGGCCGCTGCAGGCGGCCTTGCGCGACCTCTTCGGGTGGACGTCGCGGCGGGACTACTGGTTTCCCGAGATCCGCTCGCTGGGCGGCGCCATCGCCATGATGACGCTGGTTCTCTACCCCTACGTCTATCTCCTGGCGCGGGCCGCCTTTCTCGAACAGTCGGTGTGCGTGCTCGAGGTCAGCCGCACCCTTGGCAAGGGCCCGTGGCAAAGCTTCGCCCGAGTGGCGCTGCCGCTGGCCCGGCCGGCCATCGTCATCGGTGTGACGCTGGTGGTGATGGAAACGCTCAACGATTTCGGGACGGTCGACTTTTTCGCCGTCGCCACCTTGACCACCGGTATCTACGACGTCTGGCTGAACATGAACAGCGCCGCCGGCGCCGCCCAGCTGGCTGCGCTGACGCTGGGCATCGTCGCGCTCTTGATCGCCGCCGAGCGGTGGGCCCGCCGGAAGCGGCGCTTCCACCACACCACGCCCCGCTACCGGGCGCTGGCCACCGTTCCGCTTTCCCCGGCGCGGGCGGCGCTGGCGTTCCTCGCCTGTCTGGCCCCGGTGGTCTTGGGATTCCTGATCCCGGCCACCCGGCTTCTGGGCTTCGCGCTCGATCACCGCCCGGGCCCGGGAACCGGCCGCTTCCTGGAACTTGCCGCCAACAGCCTTCTGCTGGCCTCGATCACCGCCGGATTGGCCGTGCTGATCGGCCTTTTTCTCGCCTACGGGATCAGGGTAAGCCGCAACCGCTGGCTGCCGGCGGCCATCCGCTTCGCCAGCATCGGCTACGCCATTCCCGGCGCCGTTCTGGCGGTCGGCGTCGTGGTCTCGCTGGCGGCCTGGGACAACGCCGTCGACGCCGTCGCCCGGACTTGGTTCGGGCTTTCTCCCGGCCTGCTGCTGAGCGGCACCGTCCTCGCCATGGTGTTCGGCTATCTGGTCCGCTTCATGGCCCTGTCTTTCGGCGCCATCGAGGCCAGCCTCGGCAAGGTCACGCCCAGCATGGACGGGGCCGCCCGGACGCTGGGTCACACGCCGTTCTCGGTCTTAAGACGCGTCCACCTGCCGCTTCTCAGGGGCAGCCTTCTGACCGCCGCCATCCTGGTCTTCGTCGACTGCATGAAGGAACTGCCGCTGACCCTGCTGCTGCGTCCCTTCAATTTCGAGACGCTGGCCACCAACGTCCATCAGCTGGCCTCGGCGGAACTGCTGGAACAGTCGGCGCCGGGCGCGCTGGCCATCGTCGCCGCCGGCATCCTGCCGGTCATCGCGCTCAGCCGCACCATCCGCCGCTCCCGCCCCGGGCAGGGGGCATCCGGAAGCCGGCCATGA